A stretch of Ipomoea triloba cultivar NCNSP0323 chromosome 11, ASM357664v1 DNA encodes these proteins:
- the LOC115996055 gene encoding kunitz trypsin inhibitor 5-like — protein sequence MKFSHFLILSLLSLLSFAFTALSNPHPFSDGGTPSLVLDADGGRLQAGVNYHVLPVIPGRGGGLSPANIKEKSSCPRDIIQEASEVQRGFPVRFSPVDTSTGLVPVSTDINVKFFTPTVCSNETVWRVGKYDEVLKRYFIVTGGVEGNPGPETIANWFKIEKLESDYKIVFCPSVCSICQVVCDDVGIYVGNGGTRFLALSDSPLVVKFERAFPFTAPPFPVSHGPPQPVPFSYAPPPPVPFLHAPPPPPPPVPFPHAPPPPVPEPHRPPPPPVPVPAGPPPPDTSLAVATLESPAYARPFVIFVSVLLFLCLS from the coding sequence ATGAAGTTCTCACATTTTCTAATCCTCTCACTTTTGTCCCTCCTCTCCTTTGCCTTCACGGCACTCTCAAACCCACATCCCTTCTCGGACGGTGGAACGCCGTCTCTGGTTCTTGACGCCGACGGGGGAAGGTTGCAGGCCGGCGTTAACTATCATGTGTTGCCAGTTATCCCCGGAAGAGGCGGCGGACTCTCGCCGGCCAACATCAAAGAAAAGTCCTCCTGCCCGCGTGATATCATCCAAGAAGCCAGCGAGGTTCAGAGGGGTTTTCCGGTTCGGTTCTCGCCGGTCGATACCTCGACCGGTTTGGTTCCGGTTTCAACCGACATCAACGTGAAGTTCTTCACCCCTACGGTGTGTTCCAACGAGACGGTGTGGAGGGTCGGGAAGTATGACGAGGTTTTGAAGCGGTATTTCATTGTCACCGGCGGCGTGGAAGGGAACCCCGGGCCGGAGACAATTGCTAACTGGTTCAAGATTGAGAAACTGGAGTCGGATTACAAGATCGTGTTTTGTCCGAGCGTGTGTAGCATCTGTCAGGTTGTTTGTGACGACGTAGGAATCTATGTCGGAAACGGAGGTACTAGGTTCTTGGCTCTAAGTGATTCTCCGTTGGTGGTTAAGTTCGAGAGGGCATTCCCATTTACCGCACCTCCGTTTCCAGTTTCTCACGGACCGCCACAGCCCGTTCCATTCTCCTATGCACCGCCACCGCCTGTGCCATTTCTTCATGcaccgccaccgccgccgccgcctgttCCATTTCCTCATGCACCACCACCCCCTGTCCCAGAACCCCACAGGCCGCCACCACCACCGGTTCCGGTACCCGCTGGACCCCCACCGCCTGATACTTCATTGGCGGTTGCTACCTTAGAGTCTCCTGCCTATGCTCGTCCTTTTGTCATTTTCGTTTCAGTTCTGCTTTTTCTATGTTTGAGTTAG